The Candidatus Methanoperedens sp. genomic interval AACTTATGAGGATGTAAAGGAAGCTGCGCAGCGTTTCGGGGCTTTAATGGAAACGGACGAAAAGACTGCGAAGATTGCAGTTGTAAGATGCGATATCGTAAGCGAAGTCTGCCCGGGTGTGGCATGTTTTAAAGCATTCAATAAGAGAAAGGTGCATTTCAGCGGTTACGGCGAAGCTGAGATTGTTGGTTTTTTCACCTGTGGAGGCTGCCCAGGGAGGCGGGTTCACAGGCTTGTGGACAGCCTCTTGAAGCACGGGGTGGATGTGGTTCATTTAAGTTCATGCATGCTCATGGAAAGTGGTTATCCTAAATGCCCTCACGCAGAGGAGATAAAACAGATGATCATCAAAAAAGGTGTGAAAGTCGTGGAAGGGACGCATCATTGATAGGCAGGACATAACTTTTAAGTTCGTGAAAGACAGTTAGATTTCTGAAAGGGTAAGAAAGCTTTATTAATGTTCGTTAATATACGAATAAAGAGGAAACATGACAATAACCAAAGAAATGACAATAGAAGAGGTAGTCACCCAGTATCCTGAAACCATGATGGTGTTTATGAGGCACGGCTTGCACTGCGTCGGATGCCATGTATCGGCTTTTGAAAGCATCGAGGAAGGCGCAATGGCGCACGGGATTAATGTAGATGCGCTGGTCTTAGACCTGAATAAGGTTGCAGCGATGAGAAAATCCTAATCGCCAACAACTCTTGTGCCTGCCTTTCCTTCCAGCGCCGCAAGTGCCTTCTCAAGACTTGAAATAATCGCAACCTCTCCACCTGATTTTATGAATCTGACTGCCGCAACTACCTTTGGCTCCATGCTCCCCTTCCCGAAATGCCCCTCTTTGATATATCTCTTTGCATCTTTAACTGTTATTTCATCGAGGTCAAGCTGGTTCTCCTTTCCAAAATTCAGGGCTACCTTTTCAACGTCGGTCAGTATAAGAAAAGTCCCTGCTCCGATAGAGGATGCCATTAAGCTGCCCGTGATGTCTTTATCGATCACAGCCTCAACACCCAGAAGCGAACCCTGCTTTCGGATAACGGGAATCCCGCCTCCACCTGCCGCTATTACTATAACGCCTTCCTGAACGAGCTTCTTGATGATCTCTACTTCCACGATCTCTTCTGGCTCGGGAGATGGAACAATCCGCCTGTAACCCTTTTTGTCCTGCATCATCGTTACCCCCTGCTCAATCATTTTCCTTGCACGGTATTGCGGATAATAAAGACCTATTGGCTTTGTCGGGTTCTTAAATGAGGGGCTTTCCTCATCCACTATAACCTGAGTCAGTATTGTGGTGACGTGCCTCTTAATTTTCTTTTCTTTAAGCCTGTTATCCAGCGATTGCTGAAGCGAGTAACCGAGCATCCCCTGCGTCTCTGCCCCGCATACATCCAGGGGCTGGGGGTGAACGATACCGCATTCTTCCTGCATGGCAAGGATGTTCCCTATCTGGGGACCGTTGCCGTGTGTCAGGACTACATCATAACCAAGGCTTATGGTTTGAACGATTTCCCTGCAGGTCTTATCTATCAATTCTTGCTGCTCTATCGGGCTTCCCCTGGTTGGATTCAATATCGCGTTCCCGCCTATTGCTATCACTATTTTGTTCATATCTTGCTTAAACAACTATCGTGCTGTGCTTTATAGCTATAGCACAACACACGAATAATTGAGCTTTCTCTCTTTCACTTTCTCAATTACCCGCTCAGCCATCCCACCCGATGCGAAAATGGTCACATCAAAACCCCGCAAGGCAGCGAGTATGCCTGACTGGATTACATCAAACTCGAAATCGCATCTGGTTCCCATCCTGTTCATCAATACCTTTGCAGATGTGCCCATAGCACCTATTTTTTGATGCTCATTTTTAGAAAGTATATCACGTACCCTGTCCAGATGCGCAGCCCTCGATCCCCCTTCAATTATTCCAGGAACCCTGATTATGGTGATATTACCGGCCAGTTGACGCAAGTCCCCTACCACGTCTTTTACAGCAATATCCTCGCCTTTTTTCCCGTCAAATAAGGCTTTTCCAGCTACGCCTTTTGAACTTTTGTTTGCAGCCAGCATGCCGTCCTTGATCTCAAGGCAGACCTCATCGCCCGCTTTTATATCGCACCCTGCTATTGCACACCTGATATTCATTACCTTCACATCAACAGATTCCATAAAATCAAGAACAGTGAGCGGGACCTCTCCTTTTGATATGCCGCGCGCTTTGAATTCACGATACGTCTGGACAATGACAGGCTGCCTCAATCCAGCATCTGCAATCAGTTTTTCATCTGCAAAAATATGTCTTGGGGCACCTGACCTGAAAACCTTTCCTTTATTGAGTATATACACGCGGTCAGCCCAGGATGCAGCGAGGTCAGAATCATGGGTTGATATGATGATTGTTTTCCCTTCATCGCCTAATTCATCCAGGATCTCCATGGTGTCCGTAATTCCGCCTGCATCCATGCCTGAAGTGGGTTCATCCAGCACAAGGACATCAGGCTCCATCGCAACAACACCTGCAATAGCCACTCTTTTTTTCTGTCCCCCGCTCAGGTTGGCAGGATTTCTTCCAGAAAGGCTTTCTATCTCATATTTGTGCAGCACCTTTGAAACCCTTTCTTTGGTTTCCTTTGTGTCCAGTCCGAGATTTTTGAGACCGAAAGCGATATCTTCAAAAACAGTAGGTGCAAATAACTGGCTGTCTGGCTCCTGGAAGATTAGCCCCACACGTTTCCTCACCTCATCTATATTGGTTTTGCTGATATTTTCACCGAATATCAGTACCTCCCCGCATGTGGGTTTGATCAAGCCGTTGAAGTGATAGAACAACGTGGTTTTTCCGCTTCCGTTTGGTCCGAGCACGGCAATTTTTTCGTATTCCTTTGCTTCAAAATTTATGCCTGACAGGGCATTTGTCCCGTCGGCATACGTATATTCAAGTCCGATTGTTCTTATAGCGTTCATTCTACCACACCAGCCTGTCAAGTCCAAGCAGTACGAAAATCCCAGAAGATAACATAATTCCCATAATCAAATCTCTTTTATTTAATGGTCGGGTCTCTATCGAATACCTCAAATCAGGCTTCCAGCCCCGCGAGAGCATGGCTCTGTAAACCTCTTCACTTCTTGCAAATGCGCGCGTGATGAGCGCCCCTGATATCGAGGCAATGTTGTGCATTTTCTTCGTGAACCCCGCATTCTTTGAAAAGCCGCACCGTGATTCCTGCGCCAGTTTCAGTTTTTTCCCCTCGCTTGAAAACGTCTTGATGTAGCGTGCCATGAACGAGGAAATCTCAAGCATGGTTTTTGGAACCCCAAAGTAGCGCATGCTTTCAAGCAGCTCGCTCTCGGAAGTTGTGATTACAAGGAGCAGCAGGATAGAGGCAGAAGCCAACACCCGCGAGAATATTAGAAAACCATACTCAACTCCCTCTGAATATACCGAAACGATCCCCACATTAATTGTATTTGCACCATAGGTAAAACTCTGGAGCGCGAAAATAAATAAAGCTAAAACCAACGGAAAAAAAAGCTTTTTACTGTAATCCCTGATTACATCGAGTTTTGCCGCAAAAAGAATGCACAGTATTGATATGGCGATTGGAAAATACCAGTGTTTCATCAAGGTTGCGGCAGTAATCAGGAGGAACGATACAAGGATTTTAATTCTGGAATCAACAATCTTGCCTCTGCATTCGGGTTGCTGTCTTCTTTTTCCAAGATATCTGCCTATAATCATAGAGATAAAAAAAGTCAGGGTGATTACGACTCCGTTCAAGGGGTCGCGGGTAAGCCATTCCAGCATCAGTTTTTCCTCCATGCGTTCCAGAAATATCCTGTAAAGAGACCTCCTGTTATACCCACAAGAGCAAAACCCAATGGTTCACCAAAACGTGCCATCAATCTCACCCCTATTCCATCATGGGCTGCTGCAGGAGCGGCGAGCGCTTCTATAGTGCCGTCAGTCCCTGCCATACTTCCCCCTCCTGAGTAACCGATGTAAGCGCCCGCTGCAATAACAGATGCGATTAATATCATTAACAATAGAGCTGTTTTTGTGAACCTGTCAAGAAAAACACCGGCTGGCGCAACCACTTCTGGTTTTGTCTCGGATATATATTTTATCACATATCCTGTGAATGCGAATTCAGCAAATGCAAGAGGCAGTTGTGTGGGGATAAAACCCAGGGAATACAATTTCCAGTAGTGCATCACATTTTCAGGGTTCAGGGAAAGCGCAAGCTCAAAAGCTGTCATGAGGTAAGTTAAGATGCTTCCCACAAATCCTGCCATTCCAGCGGAAAACCACAAAGGAGAGATATTTTTCAGCATCCTGTATACAAGATAGCCGCTAAATGCTCCCACAATTCCCATAGAAAACGTGTTCGCGCCGATGGTGGTTAAACCGCCGTGACCTACGAATGCCTGGAAGAACAGGGCAATCGCGCTTATCACGACTGTAGCAAATGGTCCTATGATAATTGCAGCCAGAGGAGTCCCGACTGGATGGGAGGATGAACCAGTCACAGGCACAGGGATGTGCCATACCGAGATAACAAAAACCACGGCGCCAATCAGTGAAACCCTGGGAAGATACGATGGATTGTCCCTGATACGCGCATTGATTATCCGCAAACCGAGGGCGATAAATATTGCTGATATCAGATACCAGAATAAAATCCACTGCGGCTCCAGAATCCCGTCTGAGATGTGCATTTATGCTCACCAAATCAATTAAACTTGATTTCGCTAAAGTTTACTTGATATAAATAGGTGATGGTTGGGTTTTGTGTCACGGTATACCCCGCACAATGTAAGTGGCCTGTATATAACCTCAGCCTATCGATTATCTCCGGCAATATAATATTTCGTCAACACTTCTCATCGCGCATCTTTCTTATCCGTAAAGCAAAATCAATGAGATCAATGCTCTGCTCAAGGGTTTCAGCACCTGAAAATTTCCTCGCCCGCAAAGCATCCCTTATAATTTCTTTTTCAGTGGTCTCCCTGACCTTTTTCCTGAATTCTTCCTTCTCTTTTTTGTTCATAAATCCGAACCAAGACGCGCCTACTTCCTTTTCTTCCCCTCATGCATCTTCTTTATCTCGTCCTCTGCCGCCTGCATTTTGGGCTTATTCTCCTCGTAAATCTTCGAGACATTTTCCATAGCCCTCTCAAGCCTTTTTTTGAGAACAAGCAGTTCCTGCGTCGTGAGGTTGTAGTTAGGAGTATTCTCAATCCACAACTGCTCCACGTCAATCAGAGCGTTGATGGCAGCCTTTGTCCTGTTTACGGTGTTCTCATCCATGCGATGATATAGTCTTTTTTCTTAAATTAAGGTTTGCACCCTAAATCAAATGCTCCGCAATCCCCTCGGAAATCACATGATCGCAGTAAATGCACCTCAATTCAACTGGCTTCTTGTTCACCGCAAACTTTGAAATAACAGGCTCGCTTGTATTGGAGATGCAGTTAGGGTTGGAGCATTTCACCACGCCTTCAAGATGTTCTGGCAGATCAACTTTGTATTTCTCTATCACCTCGAAATCACGGATGATGTTGATCGTGGCATCCGGAGCAATCAGCGAAATCCTGTCAACCTCCTCCTCTTCAAGCTCCCTGTCCTCAACCTTTACTATATCCTTTGACCCGAGAACCCCGCTGGGTACGTTCATAGCCACGCTGACAACAGCAGTCGTGGTGCCCGATATTCCGAGTATGCGAAGCACATTGAGCGCCTGACCTGCTGTGATGTGGTCGATCACAGTGCCGTGCCTTATCGGGCGCACTCTCATCTCCTTCTCAGTCATATCGCCTCCATTGCCATCGCAAGAAGCGCCATCCTGACCGGTACGCCGTAGAAAGACTGCTGGAAATACCGTGCGTATTTTGTCCTGTCGACCGAGGGGTCAATCTCCTGAAGTCTGGGAAGCGGATGCATCACTATGAGTTTATCGCGGGCCTTTTTCAATAATTCCTCCGTGACACTGTAGCTGCCCGCAACTTTCAGGTACTCAGCCGGGTCAGGGAAGCGTTCCTTCTGTATCCGTGTTACGTATAATACATCAATATCCCCGATCACATCCTCTATGTTCGTAGTCTCGCTCAGGCTGGCGCCCTGCTTTTTCAGGTCTTTTTTAATCACATCTGGCATCCTGAGCTGCACTGGCGAGATGAGGGTCATGCTGGCATGATAGAGTGACAAGGCGTAAGCAAGCGAGTGGACAGTCCTGCCGTACTTCAGGTCGCCCACAAGCGCAATTTTTAGCGAGGAAAGACTGCTCTCCCGCATTATGGTATAAAGGTCAAGCAGCGTCTGCGTGGGATGATGCCCTGCTCCATCGCCTGCATTGATTATCGGGACATTTGAGTACTCTGCCGCCATCCGGGCTGAGCCTTCTCTGGGATGTCGCAAAACGATGGCGTCTGCATAGTTTCCTACAACCCTTATGGTGTCTGCAAGGCTTTCCCCCTTCGCTACCGAGCTTGTCTCAAGCGAGCCGAGGTCGATAACCTCCCCGCCGAGCCGCTTCATGGCAGTCTCGAAGGACAGGCGCGTGCGTGTGCTGGGTTCATAGAAAAGGGTGGCAAGTATTTTTCCTGAAAGCAGGGTGGATTTTTTTCCTCTTGCTATAGGTTCAAATTCCCTTGCCCTTGTTAGAATATCATCAATCTCATCCCGCGAAAAATCCCTCATTGAGATAATATGATGCAACATCACACCTATTAGGCGGCACTTAAATTTAAATTTATTGATGATGGTCTATATACTCAAAGAATCGTACCCTCAAACACCCGCTCTGCTGGGCCTTCCATAAAAGCACCATCTTCTGTAAGGGTTATTCTCAATTCTCCACCCTTTGTATTCACCTTTACTTTTTTTTCTGTTTTGCCAAGCCTGTGAGCCATTGCTGCGCATGCCACTGCACCTGTGCCGCAGCTCGGAGTTTCAGCTTCCACTCCGCGCTCGTATGTACGTACTGTAATCTCGTTGCTTGAGTTCACAACCACAAAATTCACGTTTGTACCTTTTGGAAAAACAGGGTCATAGCGAATCCTGGGCGCTATCGACATCAAATCGGCATTAAAAGAGTCCACAAAAATTACAGCATGTGGAACTCCGGTATTTACCGCCGAGACTTTATTTCCATGGAGAGACACATCGAGAAATTCCCCGCTTCCTTTTGAAGGGATTTTTTCCCTTGTAAATTGTGGTTTTCCCATATCGACTTTCACCCATGTCCTGTCATCAATCCGGGAGCTGACCGATAAAGTGCCTGCAGGTGTTTCAACGCTGGCATTCTCTCTGACATACCCTTCATCCAGCGCATACTTCACAAGACAGCGTATGCCGTTGCCGCACATCTCAGCCTCAGTACCGTCCGGATTAAAAATCCGCATCCCGATATCAGCTTTATACGAGCTTCCAAGATACAGCACGCCGTCCGCCCCTATTCCGAAACGGCGGTCACAATATTTTGATGCAAAAGCGGATTTTTCAGATATTGTCTCTCCTTTATATTCGTCTATGAGAATGAAATCATTCCCGTTGCCTTGGAGTTTGGTGAAATGGATCATATCACTTCTTTTCTTTCTTTAAGGCAGAAGAAATCATAGAACCTGCGGTTTTCACCACCATGTATGCGCCGCCCACTACCAGTATCGCCGGCGCAGCAACACCAGCGGCTGCGGCTATTCCCGCGCTTGCAAGCAGTGCCATGTCATGGTTTGTGAGAAAACGGGAAACCTTATCGAGCGTGGATGGCTCGATAGCTACGGAGTCGGTTTCAAGAACTACCTCCCCTTTCTGGAAGACTTTTATCCATCCGCTTTCCTCTGATATAAGTACTGCAGTGAACGAATCATCAAATAATGTAATACCATGAGCGGCTGCGTGTCTCGTCCCAAAACCGAGCAGCGTTTTTGATTTCAATATCCTTGAACCGTATGCAATCAGCTCACCTTCAGGTGTTAAAATCACAGCGCCGTCGAGCATGGCAAGTTTTTCTACCACAGCATCCATTCCCTTGCTCAGGAGATTACCGGCAAACTGGAGTTGAGGATAGTGGAAGCGGTAATTCCCTTCGATTTTATCCCGGTCTGCTATGATGAAAAGAGCGCCCTGATTCTCTTTAGCCAGACTCTTGGATATATTAAGGATGATACGCATTACCTCTGGTTTAATATCCTGGCTGTTCTCTTTACTCATGTCATCTTCTTGGAATCGAGATAAGTTATAGGTTTTGGTTAATTGATTTTTAGTTCAAGATGCGAAAATTCAAATACAAAGGTGGAAAATTGGTACAGCCACAAAAACATAAATAAAAGAGGTAAGTTGCAAAAAAAAGAATATATCCAGAAAATGTTTGCCGGCATTTCCCATCGCTACGATTTTCTCAATCGTTTATTGAGCATGGGACGTGATAAATACTGGCGAAGGTTCGCAGCAGCTTTACTGCCACACGGATATATAATTGATGTTTGTTCAGGAACAGGTGATGTGGCAGTAGAAGTTTCAAAAAAAAGCAACGTAATCGCCTCGGATTTTTGTGAAGAAATGCTGCAATTATGTCTCAAAAAAATAAAAAAACAGAATATAAAGAATGTCTACTGCGTCCAGAACGACGCTGAGAATCTTTCTTTTAAGGATGGAACTTTTAATGGCGCTATCGTTGCTTTCGGAATCAGGAACGTGGCGGATATCAAAAAAGCATTATCTGAGATGAACCGCGTTGTCAAAAAAAGTGGAAAAGTAGTCGTACTTGAGTTTTCTTTGCCAGAGAATAAAGCTTTCAAATCGATTTATTATCTTTATTTTCATAAGATATTACCTTTCATAGGCGCCTTGGTTTCTAAAAAGAAGGACGCATACAGTTATCTCCCATCTTCTGTGACGGCATTTCCGCAAAGGAATGAGTTTGTTGAACTTATGAAAGGAGCGGGTCTGATAGATATTGAATCTTATGACCTCACTTTTGGAATAGTTACAGTTTATGCAGGTAGGAAATCCTAACTATTATGTATAAACAGAATGAATAAAGGATAGAAAATGAATAAAGAAGATGTTTGCATATTAATTCCCACACTCAATGAGGGAAAGACAATAGGCGGGATGGTAAGGGAATTTAAATCATTGGGTTATTCAAATGTTCTTGTCATCGACGGTCACAGTACCGATGATACAGTGGAGAAGGCACAAAACGAAGGCGCAAAGGTTATAATCCAGAGCGGGACAGGAAAAGGACAGGCTGTGAGCCAGGCATTCCAGTCAATAACAAGTGAATATGTGGTAATGCTGGATGGAGATGGAACGTATCTCCCCGAAGAGGTTGATAAAATTCTTGAACCAGTTATCGCAGGAATAGCCGACCATGTGATTGGAAACAGGTTTGCAAACTATCAGAAAGGCGCATTTACCCGCTTGAATCTTCTGGGGAACAGATTGCTCAACAAGATGTTCGGCTTTGCCTATGGTGTCTGGCTTGAGGACATACTTTCGGGTTACAGAGCCTTTAACAATACTGCTGTTAAACAGATTGAATTGAACAGAACAGGTTTTGAGGTTGAAACCGAAATTACGGTTGAATGCGTGAAAAAAGACCTGAAAATAGTCGAGGTACCCATAACTTACCTTGCAAGGGTAAGCGGTGCTGCCACAAAACTGCAACCTATCAGGGATGGTTTCAGAATCGCATCTACCATATACCTGCTTGCGAAAACACACAATCCTCTTTTTTATTTCAATTTAATTGGAGGGTTTCTTACTCTAGGAGGCTTAGCCATTGGTATCTATGTCGTTGACGAATGGCTGAAAAACATTACCCATATTCCTCTTACCATCCTCGCAACGCTTCTCATCGTTACCGGGATTCAGATGTTCATTTTTGCTATCATGAGCGACCTTATCGTGTCCATGCACAGGGAAAATATGCATATGTTGCGCAGAATAATAAAGGAAAGGTAAAAATTATGAAGATAGCAATACTCGGAGGCACAGGCAGCATAGGGGAAGGATTCGCGCTTCGGTGGGCAGCAAAACATGATATAATGGTTTGTTCGCGTGAGATTGACAGGGCGGTCAGAGCAGCGGAAGAATATAAAGGCACGCTTTCAACTAAAGGGCTGCTGTGCTGCGGCATTACAGGATGCGGGAATGAAACCGCTATCGGCGATGCTGATGTTGTAGTGCTCTCAGTCCCGTACCAGGGCGTGGTGGCGATGTTAAAAAACCTGAAGCCGTGTTTTAAGGAGCAGATTGTAATCTCACTTGTAGTACCAATGAAAAAAAATAAATGGTTTGAATATACGCCTCCAAAGCAGGGCAGCGCCGCACTTGAGATAAGGGATATCCTTCCAGAGGGTGTAAAGATTGTATCGGCTTACCATAATGTGTCTGCAAAGAAACTGGCACATCCTGAATTGAGCCTTGACTATGATGTTGTTGTTTGCGGCGATGATGAGGATGCGAAAAAAACCGTGATGGGGTTAACGAAGGAAATAAAGAATCTTCGTCCTCTTGATGGGGGAAGTCTTGCCTCTTCGTATATGAGCGAGTCCCTGACACCATTTTTGATCAACCTTGCGATTCGAAACGGGCTCTTTGACCTCGGCGTTAAATTTGTATGAAAAACTTTAAGAAAGTTTTATCAAAAACTGTTGCGTCAGTTTACACCGCGCACACGTATGGCTTCGCCATACGTGGACACGCCCTCCCGAGGCGTGACTCGGGAAGGGGATGTTTCACATCCCCTATACGTCATAAAGGGGCGTAACCCTTTATGATTTCAGCAATAAGGCTCTTCGAGATTTACAATAGACTTTTAGATGAATTCGGGCACAGGCACTGGTGGCCTGCAGACACACCTTTCGAGGTCGTGGTGGGCGCCGTGCTCACCCAGCAGACCAAATGGGAGAACGTAGAGAGGGCAATCCTGAACCTGAAAGAGCGGGGATTGATGGAGCCAGAACCTCTTTCAAAGGCTGATATTGAAGACGTGGAGGAGCGCATCAGGTGCACGGGGTTTTACAGGCAGAAAGCCCGGAGGGTAAAAAATATCTCAGCATTTTTTTTTGAACATCCCCGAATCCTTGAAAAACCTGCGGATGAACTTCGCAATATGCTTCTGTCTCTTCCTGGTATTGGGGATGAAACGGCTGATAGCATCGTATTATATGCAGCAGACAAGCCCAGATTCGTAATCGATGCTTATACAAAGAGGATGTGCAGATGTCTGGGAATTGAGGGTGATTACAGGAAATTGCAGTCGCTTTTCGAAGAGTCGCTTCCTCAGGATGTTCCCCTTTACAAGGAATTTCATGCCCTCATCGTGGAATACGGAAAACAATTCTGCGGGAAAAAGAGATGCATGGGATGTATATTGGTAGAAAATGGCAAGATGTCATAATATCCTCATCCGCGATTTGCCTCTTTTCGGCTGCATAGCTTTTGGAATCATCGACCGCGGAACGAATGTGCTGCAGGTGCGCCCCATCAGCGAATGTCCATTATCCTGTATCTTCTGCTCAACCGATGCTGGTCCTCATTCAAGGCGCAGGATATCCGAGTACATGGTTGACCTTCCGCAATTACTCGCTGCATTTGATTGGGCGGCTTCTTACAAGGAAATTAACGAAATCGAGGCACACATCGACACGGTCGGGGAGCCGCTGATGTACCCTCATATTGTTGAGCTTGTATCTGGTTTATCGGGGAACAGGCATGTCAGGACAGTATCCATGCAGACCAACGGCACGCTGCTGAACACTGAACTTATAGATGAACTTGAAGATGCCGGGCTTTCAAGGATAAATATGTCCATCGAGTCGCTTGACCCGGAGCTTGCGAGGAGGATTGCAGGGACTAAATCTTACAAT includes:
- a CDS encoding CGGC domain-containing protein, which encodes METDEKTAKIAVVRCDIVSEVCPGVACFKAFNKRKVHFSGYGEAEIVGFFTCGGCPGRRVHRLVDSLLKHGVDVVHLSSCMLMESGYPKCPHAEEIKQMIIKKGVKVVEGTHH
- a CDS encoding DUF1858 domain-containing protein; the protein is MTITKEMTIEEVVTQYPETMMVFMRHGLHCVGCHVSAFESIEEGAMAHGINVDALVLDLNKVAAMRKS
- the arcC gene encoding carbamate kinase; this encodes MNKIVIAIGGNAILNPTRGSPIEQQELIDKTCREIVQTISLGYDVVLTHGNGPQIGNILAMQEECGIVHPQPLDVCGAETQGMLGYSLQQSLDNRLKEKKIKRHVTTILTQVIVDEESPSFKNPTKPIGLYYPQYRARKMIEQGVTMMQDKKGYRRIVPSPEPEEIVEVEIIKKLVQEGVIVIAAGGGGIPVIRKQGSLLGVEAVIDKDITGSLMASSIGAGTFLILTDVEKVALNFGKENQLDLDEITVKDAKRYIKEGHFGKGSMEPKVVAAVRFIKSGGEVAIISSLEKALAALEGKAGTRVVGD
- a CDS encoding ATP-binding cassette domain-containing protein; protein product: MNAIRTIGLEYTYADGTNALSGINFEAKEYEKIAVLGPNGSGKTTLFYHFNGLIKPTCGEVLIFGENISKTNIDEVRKRVGLIFQEPDSQLFAPTVFEDIAFGLKNLGLDTKETKERVSKVLHKYEIESLSGRNPANLSGGQKKRVAIAGVVAMEPDVLVLDEPTSGMDAGGITDTMEILDELGDEGKTIIISTHDSDLAASWADRVYILNKGKVFRSGAPRHIFADEKLIADAGLRQPVIVQTYREFKARGISKGEVPLTVLDFMESVDVKVMNIRCAIAGCDIKAGDEVCLEIKDGMLAANKSSKGVAGKALFDGKKGEDIAVKDVVGDLRQLAGNITIIRVPGIIEGGSRAAHLDRVRDILSKNEHQKIGAMGTSAKVLMNRMGTRCDFEFDVIQSGILAALRGFDVTIFASGGMAERVIEKVKERKLNYSCVVL
- the cbiQ gene encoding cobalt ECF transporter T component CbiQ; the protein is MLEWLTRDPLNGVVITLTFFISMIIGRYLGKRRQQPECRGKIVDSRIKILVSFLLITAATLMKHWYFPIAISILCILFAAKLDVIRDYSKKLFFPLVLALFIFALQSFTYGANTINVGIVSVYSEGVEYGFLIFSRVLASASILLLLVITTSESELLESMRYFGVPKTMLEISSFMARYIKTFSSEGKKLKLAQESRCGFSKNAGFTKKMHNIASISGALITRAFARSEEVYRAMLSRGWKPDLRYSIETRPLNKRDLIMGIMLSSGIFVLLGLDRLVW
- a CDS encoding energy-coupling factor ABC transporter permease, whose translation is MHISDGILEPQWILFWYLISAIFIALGLRIINARIRDNPSYLPRVSLIGAVVFVISVWHIPVPVTGSSSHPVGTPLAAIIIGPFATVVISAIALFFQAFVGHGGLTTIGANTFSMGIVGAFSGYLVYRMLKNISPLWFSAGMAGFVGSILTYLMTAFELALSLNPENVMHYWKLYSLGFIPTQLPLAFAEFAFTGYVIKYISETKPEVVAPAGVFLDRFTKTALLLMILIASVIAAGAYIGYSGGGSMAGTDGTIEALAAPAAAHDGIGVRLMARFGEPLGFALVGITGGLFTGYFWNAWRKN
- the pyrI gene encoding aspartate carbamoyltransferase regulatory subunit, with amino-acid sequence MTEKEMRVRPIRHGTVIDHITAGQALNVLRILGISGTTTAVVSVAMNVPSGVLGSKDIVKVEDRELEEEEVDRISLIAPDATINIIRDFEVIEKYKVDLPEHLEGVVKCSNPNCISNTSEPVISKFAVNKKPVELRCIYCDHVISEGIAEHLI
- the pyrB gene encoding aspartate carbamoyltransferase, whose product is MLHHIISMRDFSRDEIDDILTRAREFEPIARGKKSTLLSGKILATLFYEPSTRTRLSFETAMKRLGGEVIDLGSLETSSVAKGESLADTIRVVGNYADAIVLRHPREGSARMAAEYSNVPIINAGDGAGHHPTQTLLDLYTIMRESSLSSLKIALVGDLKYGRTVHSLAYALSLYHASMTLISPVQLRMPDVIKKDLKKQGASLSETTNIEDVIGDIDVLYVTRIQKERFPDPAEYLKVAGSYSVTEELLKKARDKLIVMHPLPRLQEIDPSVDRTKYARYFQQSFYGVPVRMALLAMAMEAI
- the dapF gene encoding diaminopimelate epimerase — translated: MIHFTKLQGNGNDFILIDEYKGETISEKSAFASKYCDRRFGIGADGVLYLGSSYKADIGMRIFNPDGTEAEMCGNGIRCLVKYALDEGYVRENASVETPAGTLSVSSRIDDRTWVKVDMGKPQFTREKIPSKGSGEFLDVSLHGNKVSAVNTGVPHAVIFVDSFNADLMSIAPRIRYDPVFPKGTNVNFVVVNSSNEITVRTYERGVEAETPSCGTGAVACAAMAHRLGKTEKKVKVNTKGGELRITLTEDGAFMEGPAERVFEGTIL
- a CDS encoding DNA integrity scanning protein DisA nucleotide-binding domain protein gives rise to the protein MSKENSQDIKPEVMRIILNISKSLAKENQGALFIIADRDKIEGNYRFHYPQLQFAGNLLSKGMDAVVEKLAMLDGAVILTPEGELIAYGSRILKSKTLLGFGTRHAAAHGITLFDDSFTAVLISEESGWIKVFQKGEVVLETDSVAIEPSTLDKVSRFLTNHDMALLASAGIAAAAGVAAPAILVVGGAYMVVKTAGSMISSALKKEKK
- the ubiE gene encoding bifunctional demethylmenaquinone methyltransferase/2-methoxy-6-polyprenyl-1,4-benzoquinol methylase UbiE — encoded protein: MQKKEYIQKMFAGISHRYDFLNRLLSMGRDKYWRRFAAALLPHGYIIDVCSGTGDVAVEVSKKSNVIASDFCEEMLQLCLKKIKKQNIKNVYCVQNDAENLSFKDGTFNGAIVAFGIRNVADIKKALSEMNRVVKKSGKVVVLEFSLPENKAFKSIYYLYFHKILPFIGALVSKKKDAYSYLPSSVTAFPQRNEFVELMKGAGLIDIESYDLTFGIVTVYAGRKS
- the aglJ gene encoding S-layer glycoprotein N-glycosyltransferase AglJ, translated to MNKEDVCILIPTLNEGKTIGGMVREFKSLGYSNVLVIDGHSTDDTVEKAQNEGAKVIIQSGTGKGQAVSQAFQSITSEYVVMLDGDGTYLPEEVDKILEPVIAGIADHVIGNRFANYQKGAFTRLNLLGNRLLNKMFGFAYGVWLEDILSGYRAFNNTAVKQIELNRTGFEVETEITVECVKKDLKIVEVPITYLARVSGAATKLQPIRDGFRIASTIYLLAKTHNPLFYFNLIGGFLTLGGLAIGIYVVDEWLKNITHIPLTILATLLIVTGIQMFIFAIMSDLIVSMHRENMHMLRRIIKER